The genomic interval AAACGGCGAATTAAAAGGCCCTATTGTTATTGGTCGCGATCACTTAGATACAGGCTCTGTCGCCAGCCCGAACCGCGAAACAGAAAGCATGAAAGATGGTACTGATGCTGTATCCGATTGGGCATTACTCAATGGCATGCTCAACGTAGCAGGTGGCGCGACTTGGGTCTCATTGCATCACGGTGGTGGTGTAGGAATGGGCTATTCACAACACTCTGGCATGGTTATCGTTGCCGATGGAACTGATGCAGCAGCTAAACGTCTAGCAAGAGTATTAGTCAACGACTGTGGCTCAGGTGTGATGCGTCATGCTGATGCGGGCTATGAACTAGCCATTAAAACTGCCAAAGAATATGGTCTCAACCTACCAATGATTAAATAACTTATCCCATGCACCAATAACATTTGATTAAGAGAAACACAATGATTGAACAAAAAACAACAAATCCTAATGATAGAACAATAGAGGCCTCATCAAAAAAACTACTGTCTAAACCAATAGCATTCATTCAGCTTATTGCGTTTAGTACGTTTGGGTTAGTGATGTTTTTTGTACCATTCACTATTGGCGGAAAACGAACAATTTTTTTTGATCACGCTGCAAGCTATTTAGTTAAACAGCAACATAATCTTTCTGTCACTTTATTGTTCTTATTAATGATATTTGGTGCAATCAAACCATTTATGGATGGTTCTTGGCAAAAAAACCTCACTCAAAAGATTTTGACTATTTTTAAAGTGATCGGTTTAATTTTAGCTGTCATGTACATAACCGGTATTGCGCCAGGCTTTATAATGGAAAAGGATATGATGCCATTTTTATTTGAGAAATTGGCATTACCTGTCGGGATGATTGTACCGATTGGCGCATTAATTTTGGCATTTTTGGTAGGATTTGGCTTACTTGAGATGGTTGGTGTGCTAATGCAACCAATCATGAGACCAATTTGGAAAACGCCTGGTTCATCAGCAATTGATGCGGTAGCTTCCTTTGTTGGTAGCTACTCTATCGGGCTCCTTATCACCAATCGAGTCTACCTACAAAAACAGTATTCGGCACGCGAAGCGATTATCATTGCGACTGGATTTTCCACAGTATCGGCAGCATTTATGATTATTGTGGCTAAGACTTTAAACTTGATGGAGTTTTGGAATATCTTCTTCTGGTCCACGCTAGTAATCACTTTCATTGTCACTGCCATCACTGCCCGTATTCCTCCTATCAGCCTTTTTGATGATAACGCTGAACGTGTGGCTCTTAATAATTTACGTGGCAGAAGATTAGCGGCAGCTTTTGAGGCGGGTTTATCTACTTCACGCCAAGCTAGTAACTTTAAAAAAATTTTATGGTCTAACTTCCAAGATGGGCTGATCATGACAGCTGCAATTATACCTTCAATTATTGCAGTCGGATTGACTGGTCTTTTATTAGCTAAATATACACCTGTATTTGACGCTTTGGGTTTGTTACTTTATCCGTTTACATGGTTAAGTGGGTTATCAGAACCTCTTGTTGCTGCCAAAGGCATGTCAGCAGGTCTAGCTGAAATGTTCTTGCCTGCCTTATTACTAAACGAAGCAGATGTATTAACGCGCTTTGTTGCGGGAGTCATTTCTATTAGTAGTGTGTTATTCTTTTCTGCCATGATCCCTTGTGTGTTAGCAACACAAATTCCTGTTTCTGTTGGAAAAATGGTCATCGTATGGTTTGAACGAGTAGTATTCAGTATCATTCTCGCAGCCGCTTTTGGTCATTTGGCCATGTACTTTAATTGGATTAGCTAGAACCTAAACCAATTAAAATATCGATACATTGTTTCCAGGAATGAATAATTAACAAATACCACGATGACTAACAATAACATTACTTCTATCAAAAAACTTACCCTGCAACCTCGCCAACTAAGCTTTGAGATGTTGCGCGATATTTACAATCATCCAGTTAATCTGACCTTGTCTTCCAGCGCTTATGAGGCGATAGATGCTTCTCATGAGAACGTCCGCACCATTATTGGGCACGATAAGAGCGCTTATGGCATTAACACCGGTTTTGGTTTATTAGCAAAGACCCGTATTAGCGATGACCAGCTTGAGTTACTTCAGCGTAACCTTATCATTTCTCACGCTGTCGGCACAGGTGAGGCGTTACCAGAGAATGTCGTACGCTTAATCATGGCCATGAAAGTAGCCAGCCTCGCTCAAGGTGTATCTGGTGTGCGCCGTGTGGTGGTCGATAGTTTACTCGGTCTAATTAACAATCAAATTACGCCCCATATCCCTGCCAAAGGCTCAGTGGGCGCTTCAGGAGATCTTGCTCCTTTATCGCATATGACACTGGCAATGATGGGCGAAGGCCATGTTTTTGTTGCTGGTCAAAAAGTCCCTGCTTCTGAGGCGCTAGCACAATGTGGTCTTGAGCCCATTACCCTAGCAGCCAAAGAAGGTTTAGCGTTGATCAATGGCACTCAAGTTTCTACGGCATTGGCATTACGTGGCTATTTCTTATCACGCGATTTACTTGAAACAGCTACTATCGTTGGTTCTATGTCAATTGATGCCGCCAAAGGTTCGGACGCACCATTTGATGCGCGAATTCATGAAGTGCGCGGTCATCATGGGCAAATTGAAATTGCCAAAGCTCATCGCCAACTAATAGGTGGCAGTGCTATTCGAGATTCTCACAATAACGAGCAAGATGATAGAGTGCAAGATCCTTATTGCTTACGTTGCCAACCACAGGTTATGGGTGCTTGTCTTGACATCATCAATCAAGCAGGCAATACGTTATTAATTGAATCCAATGCCGTAACCGACAACCCACTGATTTTTAACAACGATGATGGCCCGGTTGCTATCTCTGGTGGAAACTTCCATGCGGAGCCGGTGGCCTTTGCTGCTGATATGCTTGCTTTAGCGATTGCTGAGATTGGCTCGATGTCTGAACGCCGTGTGTCATTACTGATTGATGCAACCTTGTCAGGCGGATTACCGCCCTTCCTTGTTGACAATGCAGGCGTCAACTCTGGATTTATGATTGCACATGTGACTGCAGCAGCACTGGCCTCAGAAAATAAATCTATCGCACATCCAGGCAGCGTTGATAGTATTCCAACCTCTGCTAACCAAGAAGATCATGTATCGATGGCAACCTACAGCGCGCGCCGGTTATATGAAATGGCGCACAACACTGCTACCATTATCGGGATTGAGCTATTAGCGGCGGGGCAAGGTATTGATTTTCATCGTGGCTTAAAAACCTCAGAAGCATTAGCAACAGCACATCAGAAATTGCGCGAACAAGTGGCTTTTTATGACAAAGATCGCTACCTCGCTTCTGATATTGAAACAGCCAAACAATTGGTATTAAATGGGGCTCTTACCAAACACTGGCAGTCATTGCGTAGTGATTGGTATCTATCTAAATAAGCAATTATTGATTAAAACCATAATAACGAAAAGGATTCAATGATGACCACAATGACTGTTCACCACAGCGCTGCTGATATGGGTCGATGGACAGGCCGCACAGAGCATTTTGAGACAGCTCGCGCCTGTTACTGGTATCAGCTGGCACAACCTTATCAACAGCAACATAT from Suttonella sp. R2A3 carries:
- a CDS encoding YjiH family protein, with translation MIEQKTTNPNDRTIEASSKKLLSKPIAFIQLIAFSTFGLVMFFVPFTIGGKRTIFFDHAASYLVKQQHNLSVTLLFLLMIFGAIKPFMDGSWQKNLTQKILTIFKVIGLILAVMYITGIAPGFIMEKDMMPFLFEKLALPVGMIVPIGALILAFLVGFGLLEMVGVLMQPIMRPIWKTPGSSAIDAVASFVGSYSIGLLITNRVYLQKQYSAREAIIIATGFSTVSAAFMIIVAKTLNLMEFWNIFFWSTLVITFIVTAITARIPPISLFDDNAERVALNNLRGRRLAAAFEAGLSTSRQASNFKKILWSNFQDGLIMTAAIIPSIIAVGLTGLLLAKYTPVFDALGLLLYPFTWLSGLSEPLVAAKGMSAGLAEMFLPALLLNEADVLTRFVAGVISISSVLFFSAMIPCVLATQIPVSVGKMVIVWFERVVFSIILAAAFGHLAMYFNWIS
- the hutH gene encoding histidine ammonia-lyase; this translates as MTSIKKLTLQPRQLSFEMLRDIYNHPVNLTLSSSAYEAIDASHENVRTIIGHDKSAYGINTGFGLLAKTRISDDQLELLQRNLIISHAVGTGEALPENVVRLIMAMKVASLAQGVSGVRRVVVDSLLGLINNQITPHIPAKGSVGASGDLAPLSHMTLAMMGEGHVFVAGQKVPASEALAQCGLEPITLAAKEGLALINGTQVSTALALRGYFLSRDLLETATIVGSMSIDAAKGSDAPFDARIHEVRGHHGQIEIAKAHRQLIGGSAIRDSHNNEQDDRVQDPYCLRCQPQVMGACLDIINQAGNTLLIESNAVTDNPLIFNNDDGPVAISGGNFHAEPVAFAADMLALAIAEIGSMSERRVSLLIDATLSGGLPPFLVDNAGVNSGFMIAHVTAAALASENKSIAHPGSVDSIPTSANQEDHVSMATYSARRLYEMAHNTATIIGIELLAAGQGIDFHRGLKTSEALATAHQKLREQVAFYDKDRYLASDIETAKQLVLNGALTKHWQSLRSDWYLSK